From Nicotiana tabacum cultivar K326 chromosome 20, ASM71507v2, whole genome shotgun sequence, one genomic window encodes:
- the LOC107761495 gene encoding uncharacterized protein LOC107761495 has protein sequence MGRLGLKGCDIMYDISRLQRKRVHYCNNGAEFENSDVVRFKKQIRKTKNVDEDYVQFLMLLYNYDKDSQSYTNGGGNEGFTVPRDRLNHEDDEDEDEDEDDPEYMKFLANAKPNGKSYVVKIDREDGFPVFVEYEKEDGSDEECELSGQRKQQDAGDAKDLGNVSSKDKVESQPFSRTVLENDNDGSAGDSDVIFEPFDSQKEKRLMNQKLNRGENGAFKRRRKGETKNKSNKKRKTEKGRKPANITTKEEASDVDEDYSLLLEKFISKNWRLKTSFIRKFKVKGKNDAFKKKKKKRLTGQKNSVNQNDASKRQGKDEKKKRSSKKKTTRKRRKSANVTANEEVTGAKSAIVPVKEEVANVDEASFKSGHDFESKADEEDLEILVNDNGKVGKEGSSSLMEASSAKHYESVEDTCPTETVHSDFWWKVKALLEKPYDQTEYIGLWKAVKIKKFTERNMDLRNGGISYPTRVMGKSYLDHYEDLHERLKEVDDDNRKKLYILRGFFFWLQNLTQEGAFRPWTNPEWLSLVAKSS, from the exons ATGGGGCGACTGGGATTGAAGGGCTGTGATATAATGTATGACATATCCCGTTTACAGAGAAAGAGGGTGCACTATTGCAATAATGGTGCAGAGTTTGAGAATAGTGATGTTGTTCGTTTTAAAAAACAGATTAGAAAGACTAAGAATGTGGATGAAGACTATGTACAGTTTTTGATGCTTCTCTATAACTATGATAAAGATTCTCAGTCATACACAAACGGAGGTGGAAATGAAGGTTTCACTGTTCCTAGGGATAGGCTTAATCATGAAGATGACGAGGACGAGGACGAGGACGAGGATGACCCGGAATACATGAAATTTTTGGCTAATGCTAAGCCAAATGGCAAATCGTATGTGGTTAAAATTGATAGAGAGGATGGGTTTCCTGTGTTTGTAGAGTATGAGAAAGAGGATGGATCTGACGAGGAGTGCGAACTTTCAGGACAGAGAAAACAACAAGATGCTGGGGATGCAAAGGATTTAGGTAATGTCAGTAGCAAAGATAAAGTAGAAAGTCAGCCATTTTCAAGAACTGTCCTGGAAAATGATAATGATGGATCAGCAGGAGATAGCGATGTGATATTTGAGCCTTTTGATTCTCAGAAAGAAAAGAGGCTTATGAACCAGAAGCTTAACAGGGGGGAAAATGGTGCGTTCAAGAGGCGTCGGAAGGGTGAGACAAAGAATAAGTCAAATAAGAAGCGTAAGACAGAGAAAGGGAGAAAACCAGCTAATATCACTACCAAAGAAGAGGCATCTGATGTAGATGAAGACTATTCCTTACTTTTGGAGAAATTTATAAGCAAGAATTGGcgcttgaaaacctcatttattAGGAAATTTAAGGTAAAGGGGAAAAATGATGCattcaagaaaaagaagaaaaagaggctTACGGGCCAGAAAAATAGTGTGAACCAGAATGATGCATCCAAGAGGCAGGGaaaggatgagaaaaagaagaggtCAAGTAAAAAGAAGACGACTCGAAAAAGGAGAAAATCAGCAAATGTCACTGCCAATGAAGAGGTAACGGGGGCAAAATCAGCAATTGTCCCTGTCAAAGAAGAGGTAGCTAATGTAGATGAAGCTTCATTTAAAAGTGGTCACGATTTTGAAAGCAAAGCTGATGAAGAAGATCTTGAAATACTTGTTAACGATAATGGTAAAGTTGGGAAAGAAGGAAGCTCTAGTCTCATGGAAGCTTCTTCAGCTAAACACTATGAAAGT GTTGAGGATACCTGCCCAACGGAAACCGTGCATTCTGATTTCTGGTGGAAAGTCAAGGCCCTTCTTGAGAAGCCTTACGATCAAACGGAATATATAGGACTGTGGAAAGCTgtcaaaattaaaaagtttacTGAAAGGAATATGGACTTGCGTAATGGGGGAATATCTTACCCGACAAGGGTAATGGGAAAATCATATTTGGATCACTATGAAG ACCTTCATGAAAGACTTAAAGAAGTTGACGACGACAACAGAAAAAAGTTATACATCTTGCGTGGCTTTTTCTTTTGGTTACAG AATCTCACACAGGAAGGAGCCTTCAGGCCTTGGACCAATCCGGAGTGGCTTTCGTTGGTGGCTAAATCTAGCTAA